The Paramisgurnus dabryanus chromosome 6, PD_genome_1.1, whole genome shotgun sequence genome has a window encoding:
- the LOC135744019 gene encoding E3 ubiquitin-protein ligase TRIM16-like — MTLTSSGLVYYMTDTTVCTRFINTTRKFRSSRKLKLMDCCVLSFIVFYGEMAEASISVVQDQFICSICLDLLKDPVTIPCGHSYCMSCITNYWDQDDQKRDYSCPQCRQTFNTRPDLGKNTMLDEVVEKLKKTKLQTDRPSASYDKAGDVKCDVCTERKHKAVKSCLVCLNSYCQNHLQQHKKFFKGKRHNLIDATGRLQQMICPQHEKLLEIYCKTDQLCICYLCMVDEHNEHKTVSAAAERTEKQKELKETQRKYQQRIQESQKKLQELRDAVETHKRSAQTAVDDTERIFTQLIQTIERRRSEVTQLIRDQEKTAVSEAEGLLKRLEQEIDDLRRRDAELEQLSHTDDHIHFLQSFQSLSLPSGSSDSLSITVSSLISFDDVGKSVSHLREKLEDFCKEEIKIFDKVIPEPETREQFLKYYHHFTADPNTAYKRLCLSEGNRVITYTYTEQPYPHHPDRFDGWPQVLCSESLSGRCYWEVEWRGRVDISVSYKSISRKGWADDEILFGYNDQSWTLFSGSSCSFWHNNIYTKLPVVLRSSRIGVYVDHSLGSLSFYSVSDTMTLIHRVNTTFTKPLYPGFCVWESLKLCDLTI; from the exons ATGACACTGACATCTAGTGGACTTGTTTATTACATGACTGACACGACTGTTTGCACACGTTTCATAAACACAACCAGGAAATTCAGGAGTTCAAGGAAACTGAAACTGATGGACTGTTGTGTGTtaagttttattgttttttacgGTGAAATGGCAGAAGCCAGTATTTCAGTGGTTCAGGATCAGTTCATCTGTTCAATCTGTCTGGATCTACTGAAGGATCCAGTGACCATTCCCTGTGGACACAGTTACTGTATGAGCTGTATTACAAACTACTGGGATCAAGATGATCAGAAGAGAGACTACAGCTGCCCTCAGTGCAGACAGACCTTCAATACAAGACCTGATTTAGGTAAAAACACCATGCTGGATGAAGTGGTGGAGAAACTGAAGAAGACAAAACTCCAGACTGATCGACCTTCAGCAAGTTATGATAAAGCTGGAGATGTGAAGTGTGACGTCTGTActgagagaaaacacaaagcTGTCAAGTCCTGTCTGGTGTGTCTGAACTCTTACTGTCAAAATCATCTTCAACAACATAAGAAATTCTTCAAGGGCAAGAGACACAACCTTATAGACGCCACTGGACGACTTCAGCAGATGATCTGCCCTCAACATGAGAAACTTTTAGAGATTTACTGTAAAACTGATCAGCTCTGTATATGTTATCTGTGTATGGTGGATGAACACAATGAACATAAGACTGTATCAGCTGCAGCAGAGAGGACTGAGAAACAG AAAGAACTGAAGGAGACACAGAGAAAATACCAGCAGAGAATCCAGGAGAGTCAGAAGAAGCTTCAGGAGCTTAGAGATGCTGTGGAGACTCATAAG CGCTCTGCACAGACAGCAGTGGACGACACTGAGAGGATCTTTACTCAACTGATCCAAACCATTGAGAGAAGACGATCTGAGGTGACACAGCTGATCAGAGATCAGGAAAAGACTGCAGTGAGTGAAGCTGAAGGACTCTTGAAGCGACTGGAGCAGGAGATTGATGATCTGAGGAGGAGAGACGCTGAGCTGGAGCAGCTTTCACACACAGATGATCACATCCATTTCCTCCAG agttttcagtctctctctcttccttctGGATCTTCAGACTCACTCAGCATCACTGTCAGCTCTCTCATCTCTTTTGATGATGTAGGAAAATCTGTGTCTCATCTAAGAGAGAAACTGGAGGATTTCTGTAAAGAGGAGATAAAGATATTTGATAAAG ttATTCCTGAACCTGAGACAAGGGAGCAGTTCCTAAAAT ATTATCATCACTTCACTGCAGATCCAAACACAGCATATAAAcgtctctgtctgtctgaggGGAACAGAGTGATTACTTACACTTACACAGAGCAGCCGTATCCTCATCATCCAGACAGATTTGATGGTTGGCCTCAGGTGTTGTGTAGTGAGAGTTTGAGTGGACGCTGTTACTGGGAGGTTGAGTGGAGAGGTCGGGTGGATATATCTGTGTCATATAAGAGCATCAGCAGGAAGGGATGGGCTGATGATGAGATTTTGTTTGGATATAATGATCAGTCCTGGACTTTGTTCTCTGGCTCCAGTTGTTCATTCTGGCACAATAACATTTATACTAAACTCCCAGTAGTGCTCAGATCTTCTAGAATAGGAGTTTATGTGGATCACAGTTTAGGATCTCTGTCTTTCTACAGCGTCTCTGACACAATGACCCTCATCCACAGAGTCAACACCACATTCACTAAACCTCTCTATCCTGGGTTTTGTGTTTGGGAATCTTTGAAACTGTGTGATCTAACAATATAG